Proteins co-encoded in one Apodemus sylvaticus chromosome 6, mApoSyl1.1, whole genome shotgun sequence genomic window:
- the LOC127687897 gene encoding uncharacterized protein LOC127687897 produces MVNYWTTEKPREKEDLTDLIAPASLEGQETTGYKSRSQEFALYWRDEETPSLRDVAFQRSSVSVPETAQDFKRHVHFQGAAIGVSQEACEANLIGLFEDTNLCAIHAKGVTIIPKGIQLERRILRE; encoded by the exons ATGGTCAACTACTGGACGACGGAGAAACCCCGGGAAAAGGAGGACCTCACAGACCTCATCGCTCCTgcatcgctggaggggcag GAAACAACTGGCTACAAAAGCCGCTCGCAAGAGTTCGCCCTCTACTGGAGGGATGAAGAAACCCCATCGTTACGGGATGTGGCATTCCAGAGGTCATCAGTGTCTGTGCCAGAAACTGCTCAGGACTTCAAAAGACATGTGCACTTCCAGGGTGCAGCCATTGGTGTTTCGCAGGAGGCATGTGAGGCAAATCTGATTGGTCTTTTTGAAGATACAAACCTGTGTGCTATCCATGCCAAAGGTGTGACAATTATACCAAAAGGTATCCAGCTAGAACGCCGCATACTCAGAGAATGA